Proteins found in one Dermochelys coriacea isolate rDerCor1 chromosome 17, rDerCor1.pri.v4, whole genome shotgun sequence genomic segment:
- the DUSP14 gene encoding dual specificity protein phosphatase 14 yields the protein MTSRNHHSLPRVLMAPRMFTEGELGGIAQITPSLYLSRGSVASNRQLLLARGISCIINATIEIPNFNWPQFEYVKVPVADVPNAPISLYFDSVADKIQSVMRKNGATLVHCAAGVSRSATLCIAYLMKYHEVSLVEAYNWVKSRRPIIRPNVGFWRQLIDYERKLFGKTTIKMVQTPYGILPDVYEREGRPLMPYWGI from the coding sequence ATGACCTCCAGAAACCACCACTCCTTACCACGAGTTCTAATGGCACCTCGAATGTTTACTGAAGGAGAACTTGGGGGCATTGCCCAAATCACCCCGTCTCTGTACCTGAGCAGGGGCAGCGTGGCCTCAAACCGACAACTACTTCTGGCCCGGGGCATCAGCTGCATAATCAATGCCACAATTGAGATCCCCAACTTTAACTGGCCCCAATTTGAATATGTCAAAGTGCCTGTGGCTGACGTGCCCAATGCCCCCATCTCCCTATACTTTGACAGCGTGGCTGATAAGATACAAAGTGTCATGCGGAAGAACGGGGCCACCTTAGTCCATTGTGCAGCTGGTGTGAGCAGATCGGCCACCCTGTGCATCGCTTATCTGATGAAGTACCACGAAGTGTCTCTGGTTGAGGCTTACAACTGGGTTAAGTCAAGACGCCCCATCATACGCCCCAACGTGGGTTTCTGGAGGCAGCTGATAGACTACGAGCGGAAGCTGTTTGGGAAGACTACGATTAAAATGGTACAGACACCATATGGTATACTCCCAGACGTTTATGAGAGAGAGGGGAGACCCCTCATGCCTTACTGGGGGATTTAA